A single region of the Lotus japonicus ecotype B-129 chromosome 4, LjGifu_v1.2 genome encodes:
- the LOC130712882 gene encoding uncharacterized protein LOC130712882 — MDSIVQRLDGRKPSVEDAEFDEEVKVIGNPQNNPYSNTYNPGWRNHPNFSWRDQDKSGNSRQYSNQRGYSQDQKPPSSQEQEIGKKSLEEIVGELAQATSKLQVSTYSFINESRNNFKNQEASIKNLENQVGQISKQLSEIPPGRALCDLGASINLMPLTMFERLDIGEVTPTMISLQLADRSLKTPYGVVEDVLVRVDKFVFPVDFVVLDMEEDTRVPLILGRPFLATGRALIDVELGTMDLRVADERVTFYVWKNMKHPNKEEDVFRVEVVDEFVCKEFMRISMKDPYEAVMMEVIELDDLDFEEEEVSAAIGQLDSLNQYHHRRNLIEELHRDEESSEKKDKAELKQLPFTLKYVYLEEGESKPVIINKSPSLLEEEKLLLKV; from the exons ATGGATTCCATTGTACAACGTTTGGATGGTCGGAAACCAAGTGTTGAAGATGCTGAATTTGATGAGGAAGTGAAGGTAATAGGTAATCCTCAAAACAACCCTTActcaaatacttacaatccgGGTTGGAGAAATCACCCTAACTTCTCATGGAGAGATCAAGACAAGTCTGGAAATTCGAGGCAATACTCTAATCAAAGGGGTTATAGTCAAGATCAAAAACCTCCATCCTCTCAAGAGCAAGAAATTGGAAAGAAGAGCCTGGAAGAGATTGTGGGAGAACTGGCACAAGCTACTAGCAAGCTTCAGGTGTCCACATATAGCTTCATCAATGAGTCCAGAAATAACTTTAAGAATCAGGAGGCTTCAATCAAAAATTTGGAGAATCAGGTCGGTCAAATTTCCAAACAATTATCTGAGATACCTCCAG GAAGAGCTTTGTGTGATCTAGGTGCTAGCATTAATTTGATGCCTTTGACCATGTTTGAACGGTTAGATATAGGAGAAGTCACCCCTACTATGATCTCTCTCCAGTTAGCTGATAGGTCACTTAAGACACCCTATGGAGTAGTGGAGGATGTGTTAGTGCGAGTTGATAAATTTGTTTTCCCTGTGGACTTTGTGGTGTTAGATATGGAAGAAGATACTAGGGTCCCTCTCATTTTAGGTAGACCATTCCTAGCTACTGGAAGGGCGTTAATAGATGTAGAATTGGGAACCATGGACCTTAGAGTAGCTGATGAGAGAGTAACATTTTATGTGTGGAAGAATATGAAACACCcaaacaaggaagaagatgTGTTTAGAGTCGAAGTAGTGGATGAGTTTGTGTGTAAGGAATTtatgagaatctctatgaaggaTCCTTACGAGGCTGTGATGATGGAAGTAATAGAGTTAGATGATCTagattttgaggaagaagaggtgAGTGCTGCCATAGGACAACTAGATTCCCTCAACCAATACCACCATAGGAGGAATTTGATAGAGGAACTCCATAGAGATGAGGAAAGTTCCGAAAAGAAAGATAAGGCTGAATTGAAACAATTACCCTTTACTCTCAAGTATGTCTATCTTGAAGAGGGTGAATCTAAACCTGTTATTATTAACAAGTCTCCTTCCCTTCTTGAAGAAGAGAAGTTGttgctgaaggtatga